In one window of Candidatus Methylomirabilota bacterium DNA:
- a CDS encoding ankyrin repeat domain-containing protein, with amino-acid sequence MGFLGSIFGGSGKLIEASQSGEAEKVGRLLAEGADVNARDREGWTALMHAAWHGHAGIAELLLAKGADVNARDNNDLTALIRASWHGHAGIAKALLNKGADVNAKDKDSFTSLMYASENGHTGVVEQLLAKGADVNARAANGATVLIMTSENGHTGVVEQLLAKGADVNARNKVGATALICASENGHTGVVEQLLAKGADVNARNKDSGTALIRAALHGRSKVVELLLNKGAEVNIRDNNNVTALMYASGKGHTGIVELLLNKGAEVNVKASDGGTALKYALWHGDTKVAELLEKHGACED; translated from the coding sequence ATGGGTTTCCTAGGCTCAATATTTGGGGGTAGTGGAAAGCTTATCGAGGCGTCCCAATCCGGTGAGGCAGAAAAAGTCGGGCGTCTGCTCGCTGAAGGCGCCGACGTGAATGCGAGAGATCGAGAAGGTTGGACAGCCCTTATGCATGCGGCCTGGCATGGACATGCCGGGATTGCGGAATTACTGCTCGCCAAAGGCGCCGACGTGAACGCGAGAGACAATAATGACCTGACCGCTCTGATACGCGCGTCCTGGCATGGACATGCCGGGATTGCGAAGGCCCTGCTCAACAAGGGCGCCGACGTGAACGCGAAGGATAAAGACAGCTTCACATCCCTGATGTATGCGTCCGAGAATGGCCATACCGGGGTTGTAGAGCAGTTGCTCGCCAAAGGCGCCGACGTAAACGCGAGAGCTGCCAATGGCGCGACGGTCCTGATCATGACCTCCGAGAATGGCCATACCGGGGTTGTAGAGCAGTTGCTCGCCAAAGGCGCCGACGTGAACGCCCGTAATAAGGTCGGTGCGACCGCCCTGATATGCGCATCCGAGAATGGCCATACCGGGGTTGTAGAGCAGTTGCTCGCCAAAGGCGCCGACGTGAACGCCCGCAATAAAGATAGCGGAACCGCCCTCATACGCGCGGCCTTGCATGGACGTTCCAAGGTGGTAGAGCTGCTGCTTAATAAAGGTGCTGAGGTGAACATAAGGGATAATAATAACGTGACGGCGCTGATGTATGCGTCCGGCAAGGGGCATACCGGGATTGTCGAGCTGCTGCTCAATAAAGGTGCCGAGGTGAACGTCAAAGCCAGCGACGGCGGGACAGCCCTGAAGTATGCCTTGTGGCATGGGGATACGAAGGTTGCTGAGCTGCTCGAGAAGCACGGCGCGTGCGAAGATTAG
- a CDS encoding ankyrin repeat domain-containing protein: MGLLSSLFGGSGKLGEQLIEASKSGDTEKVKRLLAEGANVNTKDKYGWTALIHASFLGYFGVAELLLHHRADVNERDNNGGTALMRAAWRGHTKVAELLLNHGADVNAHDKDSFTALMRGAWHGHAEAVQVLLNHGVDMNAKDKWGWTALVRAAWNGHAKVAEVLLRGGADMDVRDLNGGTALVRAAWNGHTEVAEVLLHHGADVNARPDDGGTALIRASLNGHAGVAEVLLYHGADVNAKASDGGTALIRASANGHVKVAELLLHHGADVNVRDHDGVTALMYTSSNGHSRVAELLEKHGVR; encoded by the coding sequence ATGGGTTTGCTGAGCTCATTATTTGGGGGCAGTGGGAAGCTTGGTGAACAGCTCATCGAGGCGTCTAAATCCGGGGATACCGAAAAAGTCAAGAGGCTGTTAGCCGAAGGCGCCAATGTCAATACGAAGGACAAATACGGCTGGACAGCTCTGATACATGCGTCCTTCTTGGGGTATTTCGGGGTTGCAGAGCTGTTGCTCCATCACCGCGCCGATGTGAACGAGAGAGACAATAACGGCGGGACCGCCCTGATGCGCGCGGCCTGGCGCGGGCATACGAAGGTTGCAGAGCTGCTGCTGAATCACGGCGCCGATGTGAACGCTCATGATAAAGACAGCTTTACCGCCCTGATGCGAGGGGCCTGGCATGGGCATGCTGAAGCCGTCCAGGTGCTTCTCAATCACGGTGTTGATATGAACGCGAAAGATAAATGGGGCTGGACCGCCCTGGTGCGGGCGGCGTGGAATGGCCATGCCAAGGTTGCGGAGGTGCTGCTGCGTGGTGGCGCGGATATGGATGTGAGAGACCTTAATGGCGGGACCGCCCTGGTGCGGGCGGCGTGGAATGGCCATACCGAGGTTGCGGAGGTGCTGCTCCATCACGGCGCCGATGTGAACGCCAGGCCTGATGATGGCGGGACCGCTCTGATACGGGCTTCTTTAAATGGGCACGCCGGGGTTGCTGAGGTCCTGCTCTATCACGGCGCCGACGTAAACGCCAAGGCGAGTGATGGCGGGACCGCCCTGATACGGGCCTCTGCGAATGGCCATGTTAAGGTTGCAGAGCTGTTGCTCCATCACGGCGCCGATGTGAACGTAAGAGATCATGATGGTGTGACAGCCTTGATGTATACATCCTCGAACGGGCATTCCAGGGTTGCTGAACTGCTGGAGAAGCACGGAGTACGCTAA
- a CDS encoding ankyrin repeat domain-containing protein — MGFFSSFFEAEDKLGKRLTEASKSGDIEKVKRLLAEGAGVNAGNRDGTTALMHAAGHGHTGVAELLLTKGANVNAKAGDGTTALMHASEHGHAGVVGLLLAKGADMNVKDNDGWTALIHAAWHGHGKVAELLLAQGADVNAQAANGVTALIRAAEKGHGAVVGLLLTKGVDVDAKARDGATALIRAAWHGHAGVVGLLLNHGADVNARDNNRGTALIRAAWHGHARVAELLLNKGADVNAKDNMEGTAWMYASRNKTSKIAELLERHNALTK; from the coding sequence ATGGGATTTTTCAGCTCATTTTTTGAAGCCGAAGATAAGCTGGGGAAACGGCTCACTGAGGCGTCCAAGTCCGGCGACATCGAAAAGGTCAAGCGCCTGCTCGCTGAAGGCGCCGGCGTGAACGCGGGCAACAGAGATGGTACGACCGCGCTGATGCATGCGGCCGGGCATGGGCATACGGGGGTTGCCGAACTGCTGCTCACCAAAGGCGCCAACGTCAACGCGAAGGCCGGCGATGGTACGACCGCACTGATGCATGCGTCCGAGCATGGGCATGCCGGGGTTGTGGGGCTGCTGCTCGCGAAAGGCGCTGATATGAATGTGAAAGATAATGACGGCTGGACAGCTCTGATTCACGCTGCCTGGCACGGACACGGTAAGGTTGCGGAGCTGCTGCTTGCTCAGGGTGCCGATGTGAACGCGCAGGCTGCGAATGGCGTTACGGCCCTGATACGGGCGGCGGAGAAAGGGCATGGCGCGGTTGTAGGGTTGCTGCTTACCAAAGGTGTTGATGTGGATGCGAAGGCGAGGGATGGCGCGACCGCCTTGATACGTGCGGCGTGGCATGGGCATGCAGGAGTAGTGGGATTGCTGCTCAATCACGGCGCGGATGTGAACGCGAGGGACAACAATCGAGGGACCGCCCTGATACGAGCGGCCTGGCATGGGCACGCCAGGGTGGCAGAGCTGCTGCTCAATAAAGGTGCCGATGTCAACGCGAAGGATAATATGGAGGGGACGGCCTGGATGTATGCATCGCGCAATAAGACTTCTAAGATTGCTGAACTGCTGGAAAGGCATAACGCGCTCACAAAATAA